In Leishmania donovani BPK282A1 complete genome, chromosome 1, one DNA window encodes the following:
- a CDS encoding HSP70-like protein: MHRASHLRLRPCMLSSSSSSSAAAAAAARRCGRRCRLPHSTQPWMQLLLLSLALFLLGAVDFALPRCRASPLFARAAGDAGFTNTAAAPPLLAISETALISVDLGQESMKVSAWRVQQQAPHNGMAEGGDAAAATSTGSVTMVLNDQANRKSPPCVAFRYFRDPVATAGSGGVSTDASPSGRGDGEQPPAHRPYTALHPRGYQLERAFAEQAQALAPRFPEQVVCSAAQLLGCTAASTNAATVESRACALTSEQLTTAYSCHVVPLTALRSTGTTTANIMDKAQQPRDSVVGRQALGAYVPFYITSNAPGQQWRRAAGDHSTGIAAAAEEEGVLFSSEELTAMLLGHARRMAEKTDAADNALSEEDQRLLADMRQNAGSVDAAAGETRASATVRYAALTVPAHATVAQRQALVDAAALAGLRVVRLVHSTAGAAVQLAYLKAEQVLKADKVQYVMIYDMGSRHAEVAIYSLAALPASVASRAGLQGDVEMQALVGSRTLGGAAFDECIANHWDARYFGRRVMNGVLAAAGGRDAGRREAARERGSLLRAAQRAKEMLSANTDAHVTIDGVRADPSYFDAVGRQELRQRHVTVTADGGLLSLRLMRGDFEEWCRPLFDAAVALRDEAIAATGGVVKSLGALDRFEVIGGGTRVPRLLQRLGEGYRSGVVDRTLNSDEAAVMGTTLLAVSSAPRTLGLHLGQALPRYHVREWLTSAVYASMELHSTGIVAAAAPSEVQILFAARKTTLPATRSVRVRLPDVDVSPADKVVITLYSGAEADSAYAHSMRSGAAVAAGSARAAASPTSMANCTGCYVRTCTVEGVRKAAEQLLAPYTQQKTQHGSARPRREHVRLAGAEVVVEVVATVSGIPHCSVAYLRAEVEEAGVDPDAAEDVHGSNAAAGAAAVASLQSSHHDGIAAGVPPATQRDEPGEGVRDKHEMNANEEKVKHTDARVTAKGTADPTTVDATATATPPQVQVHVIALSLRVSSGAATAGAAVHGPRYNMDFAELTFSHRRVRQLQALDDVRLRRSTLRNEIESVLVWIKENNPTWDAEDVQGDASPSSLARRTWRTTVREVGGWLDNFGDTASATALEERLRIISGVKAALREAA, translated from the coding sequence ATGCACCGGGCTTCGCACCTTCGGCTTCGCCCGTGTatgctgtcgtcgtcgtcgtcgtcgtcagcagcagcagcagcagcagcgcggcgctgcggtcgcCGATGCCGTCTCCCGCACAGCACTCAACCGTggatgcagctgctgcttctgagtcttgctctctttctgttgGGCGCCGTCGActtcgcgctgccgcgttgtcgcgcctcgccgctcttTGCGAGGGCCGCAGGCGACGCGGGTTTTACcaacaccgctgccgcaccaccgctgctggcgatCTCCGAGACGGCGCTCATCTCAGTTGACCTCGGACAGGAGAGCATGAAGGTGAGTGCCTGGCGGGTTCAGCAGCAAGCGCCGCACAACGGGatggcggagggcggcgatgcggcagcggcgacaagcACCGGGTCCGTGACGATGGTGCTTAACGATCAGGCGAACCGAAAAAGCCCACCGTGCGTGGCGTTTCGCTACTTCCGTGACCCGGTGGCGAccgctggcagcggtggcgtcaGCACGGACGCAAGCCCGAGTGGACGTGGTGATGGCGAGCAGCCCCCTGCGCATCGTCCGTACACGGCACTGCATCCGCGCGGCTACCAGCTAGAGCGAGCCTTTGCCGAGCAGGCtcaggcgctggcgccgcgcttTCCGGAGCAGGTTgtgtgcagcgcggcacagCTGCTCGGCTGCACGGCAGCCTCCACGAACGCGGCGACCGTGGAATCCAGGGCATGTGCGCTGACGTCGGAGCAGCTGACGACGGCATACAGCTGTCATGTGGTGCCCCTCACGGCACTACGATCGACAGGCACAACCACGGCGAACATCATGGATAAGGCCCAGCAGCCGCGTGACAGCGTCGTCGGACGTCAAGCTCTTGGCGCGTACGTGCCCTTCTATATCACGAGCAACGCTCCTGgccagcagtggcggcgggcggcagGTGACCACAGCACTGggatcgctgccgccgccgaagaggaaggggtgcTCTTCTCATCGGAGGAGCTCACGGCCATGTTGCTTGGCCATGCGCGTCGCATGGCCGAGAAGACCGACGCGGCCGATAACGCGCTCAGTGAGGAGGATCAGCGGCTCTTGGCGGACATGCGGCAAAACGCTGGCAGCGTTGATGCCGCCGCGGGAGAGACGCGCGCATCAGCCACCGTCCGCTACGCTGCGCTGACCGTGCCCGCccacgccaccgtcgcgcagcggcaggcgctcGTGGATGCGGCGGCTCTGGCCGGCTTGCGTGTGGTGCGCCTCGTCCACAGCACGGCcggggcagcggtgcagctggcTTACCTGAAGGCGGAGCAGGTGCTGAAGGCGGACAAGGTGCAGTACGTCATGATCTACGACATGGGCAGCCGGCACGCCGAGGTGGCTATCTACAgcctcgcggcgctgccggcgtccgTGGCGAGTCGAGCAGGGCTGCAAGGCGACGTGGAGATGCAGGCGCTTGTCGGCAGTCGCACgctgggcggcgccgcctttgACGAGTGTATTGCCAACCACTGGGACGCGCGGTACTTCGGCCGGCGCGTGATGAACGGTGTCCTCGCGGCCGCGGGCGGCCGTGACGCGGGGCGCCGCGAAGCAGCGAGGGAGCGCGGCAGCCTCCTCCGTGCCGCGCAGCGTGCGAAGGAAATGCTGTCAGCCAACACCGATGCGCATGTCACCATCGACGGCGTCCGCGCCGATCCGTCGTACTTTGACGCGGTGGGGCggcaggagctgcggcagcgccacgtcaCCGTCACGGCGGACGGCGGCCTGTTGAGCCTCCGCCTCATGCGCGGAGACTTTGAGGAGTGGTGCCGGCCTCtcttcgacgccgccgtggcgctgcgagaCGAGGCCattgccgccaccggcggcgtcgtcaaGAGCCTCGGCGCGCTCGACCGTTTCGAGGTCATCGGTGGCGGGACGCgagtgccgcggctgctgcagcgcctcggcgagggctaccgcagcggcgtcgtggACCGCACCCTCAACAGCGATGAGGCGGCCGTCATGGGCACAACGCTGCTGGCCGTGTCGAGCGCGCCGCGGACGCTTGGGCTGCACCTCGGTCAGGCCCTGCCGCGTTACCACGTGCGCGAGTGGCTGACCAGCGCTGTTTACGCCTCGATGGAGCTGCACAGCACAGGGATcgtagcggcagcagcgccatcggaGGTTCAGATCCTGTTCGCTGCACGGAAAACAACCCTTCCGGCGACGCgcagtgtgcgtgtgcgactGCCGGATGTGGATGTCTCACCGGCCGACAAGGTCGTTATCACGTTGTACTCGGGTGCCGAGGCGGACAGCGCCTACGCCCACAGCATGCGCTCCGGCGCGGCTGTCGCGGCGGGgtcggcgcgcgctgctgcctcacCTACGTCGATGGCGAACTGCACCGGCTGCTAcgtgcgcacctgcaccgTGGAGGGCGTGCGCAAGgccgccgagcagctgctcgcgccgTACACGCAGCAGAAGACTCAGCACGGCAGTGCGAGGCCACGCCGTGAGCACGTTCGCCTGGCCGGTGCGGAGGTGGTCGTCGAGGTTGTCGCCACCGTCAGTGGCATCCCGCACTGCAGCGTTGCTTACCTAcgcgccgaggtggaggaaGCGGGGGTGGACCCCGATGCCGCAGAGGACGTCCATGGCAGCAACGCAGCCgcaggggcagcggcagtggcgtcTCTACAGAGCAGCCATCACGACGGCATAGCCGCTGGCGTGCCACCGGCCACGCAGCGTGACGAACCGGGCGAGGGCGTGAGAGACAAACACGAGATGAACGCCAACGAGGAAAAAGTGAAGCACACCGATGCACGCGTGACCGCGAAGGGGACTGCCGATCCCACCACCGTCGACGCGACCGCgaccgcgacgccgccgcaagTGCAGGTGCACGTCATCGcactctctctgcgtgtgtcgagcggtgccgccacggctggcgcagcggtgcacggACCCCGCTATAACATGGACTTCGCAGAGCTCACCTTCTCGCACCggcgggtgcggcagctTCAAGCGCTGGACgacgtgcggctgcggcgcagcactcTGCGCAACGAGATCGAGAGTGTGCTCGTGTGGATCAAGGAGAACAACCCCACGTGGGACGCCGAAGATGTGCAGGGCGACGCGTCCCCGTCGTCTCTTGCCCGGCGGACGTGGCGCACCACCGTTCGTGAGGTAGGCGGGTGGCTCGACAACTTCGGCGACACCGcaagcgccaccgcgctTGAGGAACGTCTGCGCATCATTTCCGGTGTCAAGGCAGCCTTGCGTGAGGCGGCCTGA
- a CDS encoding mitochondrial processing peptide beta subunit, putative has product MMRRTGAVAATAALPQNMTMKDPLCQQVLSRCTPVVYSSLPNGFRVATEYVKDCPFATVGVWIDAGSRFEDIHNSGVAHFLEHMNFKGTDRYSKSDVENLFEHRGAHFNAYTSRDRTAYYVKAFTKDVDKMIDVVSDLLQRGRYRRHDIEAERPTILAEMREVEELVDEVLMDNVHQAAYDPTTSGLPLTILGPVENIAKNINKSMIEDYVRVHYTGPRMCLVSSGGISPDAAHALAEKYFSGLSSTNNRPLLRGAYKGGHTVLWNEGMATANTAVAFPICGASHPDSYPLQLIHNVIGQFREGQYDQFSSQRRNPNLPWERVPNLVQLRPFYTPYEETALLGYHIVTARMATSGIARDDAQTLMLNYVLSSLYDLCATKVDDSLLEAAKAEFKASVMMMRDSTTNSAEDLGRQMIHFGRRVPLQEVFERVDAVTPESLRAAAEKYLAVVQPTVSCIGASSTLPKYSPLSLVSNVVHPQLTSAQFPEDARACLL; this is encoded by the coding sequence ATGATGCGGCGAaccggcgccgtggcggcgacggcggcgctgccgcaaaACATGACAATGAAAGACCCGCTCTGCCAGCAGGTGCTGAGCCGCTGCACCCCCGTCGTCTACTCCTCTCTGCCGAACGGCTTCCGGGTCGCGACGGAGTACGTGAAGGACTGCCCCttcgccaccgtcggcgtGTGGATcgacgccggcagccgcTTCGAGGACATCCACAacagcggcgtggcgcacTTCCTGGAGCACATGAACTTCAAGGGCACCGACCGGTACTCGAAGAGCGACGTCGAGAACCTCTTCGagcaccgcggcgcgcaCTTCAACGCGTACACCTCGCGCGACCGCACCGCCTACTACGTGAAGGCGTTCACGAAGGACGTGGACAAGATGATCGACGTCGTGTCAgacctcctccagcgtggCCGCTACCGCCGTCACGACatcgaggcggagcggccgACGATCTTGGCGGAGATGCGCGAGGTAGAGGAGCTCGTGGATGAGGTGCTCATGGACAACGTGCACCAAGCCGCCTACGACCCGACGACGAGTGGGCTGCCGCTCACAATCCTCGGCCCGGTCGAGAACATCGCCAAGAACATCAACAAGTCCATGATCGAGGACTACGTGCGGGTGCACTACACAGGACCGCGCATGTGCCTCGTGTCGTCTGGCGGCATCTCGCCTgatgcggcgcacgcgctggcggagaaGTACTTTAGCGGCCTGTCCTCCACGAACAACCGCCCGCTTCTGCGCGGTGCGTACAAGGGTGGCCACACAGTTCTGTGGAACGAGGGAATGGCGACAGCGAACACGGCCGTGGCTTTCCCGATCTGCGGCGCCTCGCACCCGGACAGCTacccgctgcagctgataCACAACGTGATTGGGCAGTTTCGCGAAGGGCAGTACGACCAGTTCAGCTCCCAGCGCCGCAACCCGAACCTACCGTGGGAGCGGGTGCCGAACCTGGTCCAGCTGCGCCCCTTCTACACGCCGTAcgaggagacggcgctgctcggctACCACATCGTGACGGCCCGCATGGCGACGAGCGGCATTGcccgcgacgacgcgcagACACTGATGCTCAACTACGTCCTCAGCTCGCTCTACGACCTCTGTGCCACCAAGGTAGACGACTCCCTGTTGGAGGCGGCCAAGGCGGAGTTTAAGGCGTCCGTCATGATGATGCGCGACAGCACGACGAACAGCGCCGAAGACCTCGGGCGGCAGATGATTCACTTTGGCCGccgcgtgccgctgcaggaggtgtTTGAGCGGgtcgacgccgtcacgcCCGAGTccctgcgcgccgcggcggagaagTACTTGGCCGTCGTGCAACCCACCGTGTCCTGCATCGGCGCGAGCAGCACGTTGCCCAAGTACAGccccctctcgctcgtgTCAAATGTGGTGCACCCGCAGCTGACGTCGGCGCAGTTCCCGGAggacgcgcgtgcgtgtctgctgTGA